In Carassius carassius chromosome 2, fCarCar2.1, whole genome shotgun sequence, the DNA window gtgaCAATTTCTCATTTTGTCCGGTCAGTTAAACATTTTGTAGTAGCTTagtattttgattaaattatcaaagaaaactttaaaataaaaataaataaataataataatcaaaacccATTTCTTTGATTACCATATTGTGTTTAGAAAACCTGTACGACTCAATCAGGACTAATTGTCtcagagattattattattattttttttttgtatgtgtgtctgtgaaaGATGATAATTATTAAGTGAGCTATTATGGCAACAGTGAGGTGTGTGGCTGAATAGTGAAAGCGTCTGCAGGGTGCGCGCACTTTAAGGGTGAACAGAAAACGCGGATAAAACTCCACTCCGACACACGGAGCCTATATTGAGTTGTGTCGTAACTACTGGTACTCAGGACTTCACTTCAGGTTTAATTTGGTAAACCAAAGTAGAAAAATATTGGTAAATATGAATACACGATGACATAATATTAATCTGGAGTCAAGTATCCGTCAAATGTTGTAAATTAACAAAACCGCTAATACTTCACCACTCGTCGACTTGTCACAGTCCAGTTTCGCTCCAGATGCTCCATGTCATGTTTTTGAGCGGATGCGGATCCCTCTTGAGAGCGTCGAGTGTGTGTATTTAGGCTAATGCCTTTGATTCAGTTAGTAACAGTTCATTGAGGGTGATCTCCTGCAACAGGACGGGGAACACTTCTACAAACTTCACTTTAATATTTGTCTTTTTCAAATACAACAGCACCTTATTTCAAAAGCTTTATTTCCCCCCAGTGCACGTTTAGCGCATTTAATTGTCATAAATTCTGAAAAGTCTTGCTCTTTAGTCATACTGGATTCACAACAAGAACTCAAGTTGAGCATTTCTCCTGTAAAGGTAAGTTATCATTagcaatttcagtttttttttaaactttaatataTTTCCATTCTTCAAATTCCAACATTTAAATCACTTTTAAACTGTATTATTAAAACGCGTTTTACTGTTGTTTAAATGACGCGAGATAATAATTATTCTGTAGGATGTATATAAAACTAgactttttataaaacatttttttaatagaatttaaTACAATTTACACGTCCACAATTTATTACCCGACACGTTTAATAGCTCAGTTTTGGGTCTAATCCAGTCACTGGTTGTAATTTAGCTGTGTTTATATCAGTTGAATGTCACCAACTAATGTTTTAATCTTGTTTGTTTCATAATTAACTGTTTAACTGACACCACTCATTCACTGACTAGTGATAGCAGGAAATACTAGAGAAGTTATTAGTACTGCACCACACAGACTGTGAAACAAGAATGACACTGAAAAAAGATTATCAATTTGTATGACAGCTTTTAAAATGATATACCTAATGTAGCTAGATCAACACatcttttatgatgctttttcaCAGCACTTATTGAATAGTCCACCAACAAAACAGACCAGTCCAATATTAAAGTCAAGCTCTGCAGATAACCGCAAAGTTCGGTTTTACATTTGTCTTGGTCTAATTAAGTTGTAGGCTTCACCGTGTTATATGTGACTGCTTCCAGGCCATGGATAATGAATACAATGAGCTAAACACAAAGATCTCGAGATGAATGCCCTACAGCTGTCAGTGTCTGAGATGAGTCTGTGTGCTGCTCTTTGCTGGAGGTCCATTGCAGCTGCATGCCAGCTTTCAGCAATTATGCCTTCCCCCAAAAGAATGGCTTTAAGTGGGGATTGAGGAGAGTGGAGCAGCACATATGATTAAGTGCCTCATTACTTGTCCTCCGTGTGTGCGAGCACATGTGAGACGCAGGAGGATATGGAGTCACAGGACGCTGTCTCGTACTTCATAATTAACCCCACATCTGAGGGATTATGAATGGTTCATCTCTACAATGGTCTTGGAAAGTCATATGACTTGCTGCCCTTCTGATCCACTGATATACTCTTGCCTTGTGATCTCAGTTAAagtcatagttcacccaaaaatcttcATAATTTAAGTCTGGAATTAAGGCTGCATGCTTTTTTTCCCAGATTTCATAGAAAATTGTGTTCTTTATGATGGacacaaatgtttgcttttaagATTCAGAATATGAATCCATCTAGTCAGATGATACCAAACATGTTtgataatttgaaataatttttaaaacgCATTGTTTTCATACTCGCAATTTCTGCATGAGTTTGTTGTTTGTAACGACTTGAAAGCCTGGTAGTCTGTGACCATCAGTCATGTGTTGGTGTCTAGTTTTTCCTCTGGAACCATTTTACAAAGTGtataatgcttaatattttaaaatctgttccgATTCCAAACGTTGTGTAATGTGTTCTGCATTGCAACACAAAAGATGTTCTGAAGGGACTTTCATGTTATCATCTTCTTTTCCTTTAGGTGTGTCCAACTAATGAGCCTCCTGTGTTCTAGTGCAACCATGAAGGAccgtgactctctctctctcctgcactACTCTGGTTCAGGCAAGACGAGCCCTCAGTTCCCCTCCGCTGCCCTCCATCCCAGCTCCCCAGTGATGGGAAAACCCCAGCCTTTCTGCCTGCAGTCCGGCCAGCATTTCATAGCCTCCATGCAGCTTCAGAAACTCAACAGCCACTATCAGAATATGTCCTCTGCAGCGTCCACTGGAACCAGTAAAGGGTACGGAGCCACCATGCTGGACCCAGGACAGGTCAC includes these proteins:
- the LOC132108899 gene encoding cbp/p300-interacting transactivator 1-like, producing the protein MSLLCSSATMKDRDSLSLLHYSGSGKTSPQFPSAALHPSSPVMGKPQPFCLQSGQHFIASMQLQKLNSHYQNMSSAASTGTSKGYGATMLDPGQVTTPGVAQAPGIIDSDPVDEEVLMSLVVELGLDRANELPELWLGQNEFDFIADVPAGC